One stretch of Anolis sagrei isolate rAnoSag1 chromosome 11, rAnoSag1.mat, whole genome shotgun sequence DNA includes these proteins:
- the LOC132763889 gene encoding apoptosis-inducing factor 3-like gives MHRQKGNMEELGDTAVTQQVCRAEEMADGELREVEVAGWPVVLAKEGMRFWAVGGRCPHAGGPLSKGYLSGDRLRCPWHGACFSVQTGDIEEFPTLDCLPTFKVDVDEGQVYITAKLKDLERGRRLKLMTKRDPLDPRTVLLLGAGPAALTCAETLRQEGFSGRIVMVTREGHLPYDRTKLSKDLGVQAEDILLRPQSFMETYGIEVWKQKEVVSINPDDKVAQFSDGTSQGYDNLLIATGSRPRLLRCPGCDLEGVCTLLTPEDAARILRLATGRKVAIVGGSFIGMELASSLAGKASSIQVVERGHLPYHAVLGGQVGQVAMKMLQSQGVEFHLEADVAELKGQEGKVTHVVLGSGHAIPADVVVVGIGVVPNSAFLQGTPIALDQGGNVQVDLFMKTNVPSVFAAGDVVSFPVALLGGKSAPIRHWQIAQAHGRVAALNILGQPKALQTVPFFWTRIQGKTIRYAGFGMGYTETVLKGSLEQERFLLFYLREGFVTAAASLNFDPAVASLAEVLLSGRRISKEEAESMEK, from the exons ATGCACAGACAG AAAGGAAACATGGAGGAATTGGGGGACACGGCCGTCACGCAACAGGTGTGCCGAGCGGAGGAGATGGCCGACGGGGA GTTGCGCGAGGTGGAGGTGGCGGGCTGGCCGGTGGTCCTGGCGAAGGAGGGGATGCGCTTCTGGGCGGTGGGGGGCCGCTGTCCCCACGCAGGGGGTCCCCTCTCCAAAG GCTACCTGTCGGGAGACCGACTGCGCTGCCCTTGGCACGGCGCCTGCTTCAGTGTCCAGACGGGGGACATTGAGGAGTTCCCCACCCTGGACTGCCTCCCGACCTTCAAG GTGGATGTGGACGAGGGCCAGGTGTACATCACTGCGAAACTGAAG GATCTGGAACGCGGCCGGCGGCTCAAGCTTATGACCAAAAGGGACCCCCTTGACCCTCGCACGGTGCTGCTCCTGGGCGCAG GTCCGGCGGCCCTGACTTGCGCAGAGACCCTTCGGCAGGAAGGCTTCTCCGGCCGGATCGTCATGGTCACTCGAGAGGGACACCTGCCGTATGACCGGACCAAGCTCAGCAAG GACCTCGGGGTCCAAGCCGAGGACATCTTGCTGCGGCCGCAGAGCTTCATGGAGACGTACGGCATCGAAGTTTGGAAGCAGAAAGAG GTGGTCTCCATCAATCCGGACGACAAAGTAGCCCAGTTTAGCGATGGGACGTCTCAGGGATATGACAACCTGCTAATAGCCACCGGGAGCAG GCCTCGCCTCCTCCGTTGCCCTGGTTGTGACCTGGAGGGCGTCTGCACCCTGCTGACCCCGGAGGACGCGGCCCGGATCCTGCGCCTGGCCACGGGGAGGAAGGTGGCCATCGTGGGGGGCTCCTTCATTG ggaTGGAGCTGGCGTCCAGCCTGGCCGGAAAGGCTTCCAGCATCCAGGTGGTGGAGAGGGGACACCTTCCATACCACGCGGTGTTGGGCGGCCAGGTGGGACAGGTGGCCATGAAG aTGCTTCAAAGCCAAGGAGTGGAATTCCACCTGGAAGCGGACGTGgcagagctcaagggccaggaagGGAAG GTCACCCACGTCGTCCTGGGCAGCGGGCACGCGATCCCAGcggatgtggtggtggtgggaatcg GTGTCGTCCCAAACTCTGCTTTCCTCCAAGGGACGCCCATTGCGCTGGACCAAGGTGGAAATGTCCAAGTGGACCTG TTCATGAAGACGAACGTCCCTTCTGTCTTTGCCGCAGGGGACGTGGTCTCCTTCCCCGTAGCCCTGCTGGGTGGCAAGAGCGCGCCCATCCGGCACTGGCAGATCGCCCAGGCCCACG GTCGCGTGGCCGCCCTGAACATTTTGGGGCAGCCAAAGGCACTCCAGACGGTCCCTTTCTTCTGGACCCGCATCCAAGGCAAGACCATCCGCTACGCAG GCTTCGGCATGGGATACACAGAGACCGTCTTGAAGGGCAGCCTCGAACAGGAGCGCTTCCTCCTTTTCTATCTCAG GGAAGGGTTTGTGACGGCCGCGGCCAGCCTGAATTTTGACCCTGCGGTGGCCTCGCTGGCCGAAGTCCTGCTCTCAGGCCGGAGGATCTCCAAGGAGGAGGCCGA gtcGATGGAGAAGTGA
- the TLCD2 gene encoding TLC domain-containing protein 2, translating to MESMESGVALVGVSAGAFRLLNAGLERLAPSPARGNPWKWRNLWTSLAHSLLSSAGALLGFALHPSMAQDLIEGHPPASHRLLGVSLGYFLQDFVDMASNQTLQQCWELLFHHSVVIVCFGFAFLTGRFVGFAMVALLVEVNSVFLHLRSLLRMAGKAPGAASYRLTRLLNLGTYLVFRISTLAWMTRWLVLHREVVPTGPYALSLVGMSIMMPMNIILFCRLLRSDFLASGQREKDK from the exons ATGGAGAGCATGGAGAGCGGCGTGGCGCTGGTGGGGGTCTCGGCGGGCGCTTTCCGGCTGCTCAACGCCGGGCTCGAGCGGCTGGCTCCTTCCCCGGCGAGGGGGAACCCGTGGAAGTGGCGGAACCTCTGGACCTCGCTGGCCCACAGCCTCCTCAGCAGCGCAGGCGCACTCCTCGG gTTCGCACTGCACCCGAGCATGGCCCAGGACCTCATCGAGGGGCACCCGCCCGCCTCCCACCGACTCCTCGGCGTCTCCCTCG gTTACTTCCTCCAGGACTTTGTGGACATGGCCAGCAACCAGACGCTGCAGCAGTGCTGGGAGCTCCTCTTCCATCATTCGGtg gtGATAGTCTGCTTCGGCTTTGCCTTCCTGACCGGCCGCTTTGTGGGCTTTGCCATGGTGGCCCTGCTGGTAGAGGTCAACTCGGTCTTCCTGCACCTGCGCAGCCTGCTGCGGATGGCCGGCAAGGCTCCGGGGGCCGCCTCCTACCGGCTGACGCGCCTGCTCAACCTGGGCACCTACCTGGTCTTCCGCATCAGCACCTTGGCTTGGATGACGCGCTGGCTGGTGCTCCACCGAGAGGTCGTCCCCACGGGGCCCTACGCCCTCAGCCTGGTGGGCATGTCCATCATGATGCCCATGAACATCATCCTCTTCTGCCGGCTCCTGCGCAGCGACTTCCTCGCCTCCGGCCAGCGGGAGAAGGACAAGTGA